The window GTCGTTATTCCTGCCGGCGTTGATGTAAAAATCAGCGGTCAGGTTATTACGATCAAAGGTAAGAACGGCGAGCTGACTCGTACTCTCAACGATGCTGTTGAAGTTAATCATGCAGATAATGCACTGACCTTCGGTCCGCGTGATGGTTACGTAGATGGTTGGGCTCAGGCTGGTACCGCGCGTGCCCTGCTGAACTCAATGGTTGTCGGTGTTACCGAAGGCTTCACTAAGAAGCTGCAGCTGGTTGGTGTAGGTTACCGCGCAGCGGTCAAAGGGAATGTAGTAAACCTGGCTTTAGGTTTCTCTCATCCCGTTGATCATGAGCTGCCGGCAGGTATTACTGCAGAATGTCCGACCCAGACTGAAATCGTGCTGAAAGGCGCTGATAAACAGCTGATCGGTCAGGTTGCAGCAGATCTGCGCGCCTACCGTCGTCCTGAGCCATATAAAGGCAAGGGTGTTCGTTACGCCGACGAAGTCGTGCGTACCAAAGAGGCTAAGAAGAAGTAAGGTAACACTATGGATAAGAAATCTGCTCGTATCCGTCGTGCGACCCGCGCACGCCGCAAGCTCCAGGAGCTGGGTGCAACTCGCCTGGTGGTACATCGTACCCCGCGTCATATTTACGCACAGGTAATTGCACCGAACGGTTCTGAAGTTCTGGTAGCTGCTTCTACTGTAGAAAAAGCTATCGCTGAACAATTGAAGTACACCGGTAACAAAGACGCTGCTGCAGCTGTAGGTAAAGCTGTTGCTGAACGCGCTCTGGAAAAAGGCATCAAAGATGTATCCTTTGACCGTTCCGGGTTCCAATATCATGGTCGTGTCCAGGCACTGGCAGATGCTGCCCGTGAAGCTGGCCTTCAGTTCTAAGGTAGAGGTGTAAGATGGCTCACATCGAAAAACAAGCTGGCGAACTGCAGGAAAAGCTGATCGCGGTTAACCGCGTATCTAAAACCGTTAAAGGTGGTCGTATTTTCTCCTTCACAGCTCTGACTGTAGTTGGCGATGGTAACGGTCGCGTTGGTTTTGGTTACGGTAAAGCGCGTGAAGTTCCAGCAGCGATCCAGAAAGCGATGGAAAAAGCCCGTCGCAATATGATTAACGTCGCGCTGAACCACGGCACCCTGCAGCACCCGGTTAAGGGTACTCACACGGGTTCTCGTGTCTTCATGCAGCCGGCTTCCGAAGGTACCGGTATCATCGCCGGTGGTGCAATGCGCGCCGTTCTGGAAGTCGCTGGAGTTCGTAACGTTCTGGCTAAAGCGTATGGTTCCACCAACCCGATTAACGT of the Citrobacter freundii genome contains:
- the rplF gene encoding 50S ribosomal protein L6 — protein: MSRVAKAPVVIPAGVDVKISGQVITIKGKNGELTRTLNDAVEVNHADNALTFGPRDGYVDGWAQAGTARALLNSMVVGVTEGFTKKLQLVGVGYRAAVKGNVVNLALGFSHPVDHELPAGITAECPTQTEIVLKGADKQLIGQVAADLRAYRRPEPYKGKGVRYADEVVRTKEAKKK
- the rpsE gene encoding 30S ribosomal protein S5, whose protein sequence is MAHIEKQAGELQEKLIAVNRVSKTVKGGRIFSFTALTVVGDGNGRVGFGYGKAREVPAAIQKAMEKARRNMINVALNHGTLQHPVKGTHTGSRVFMQPASEGTGIIAGGAMRAVLEVAGVRNVLAKAYGSTNPINVVRATIDGLENMKSPEMVAAKRGKSVEEILGK
- the rplR gene encoding 50S ribosomal protein L18; this encodes MDKKSARIRRATRARRKLQELGATRLVVHRTPRHIYAQVIAPNGSEVLVAASTVEKAIAEQLKYTGNKDAAAAVGKAVAERALEKGIKDVSFDRSGFQYHGRVQALADAAREAGLQF